GCGGGCAATTCTAACGCACAGACAAATTGAGAATTTTGATATAGATCAAATTAGCCTAGGTGTTTTGTTTCGCTGTATTGAATTAGTGCTGAGGTGATTATGTTTGTATATTTTTCTTACTTTGTTGGAAAAGTAATCAGATTATTTTCGGTTTTAATAGGATTTTCACACAAATATGCGTATAATTCGCGGCCGTTAAAATCATTAATTATTTATGGAGCATAAAAGATGGCTTTAGAGCGTACTTTTTCTATCGTAAAACCTGATGCAGTTGCTAAAAACCACATCGGTGCTATCTACAACCGTTTCGAAACTGCTGGTCTTAAAATCGTTGCAGCTAAAATGGTTCACCTTTCAAAAGAAAAAGCTGAAGGTTTCTACGCTGAGCACAGCGAGCGTCCTTTCTTCGGTGCTTTAGTTGAGTTCATGACATCTGGTCCAGTAATGGTTACTGTTCTTGAAGGTGAGAACGCAGTACTTAAAAACCGTGAAATCATGGGTGCTACTAACCCTGCTGAAGCACTAGCTGGTACTTTACGTGCTGACTACGCAGACAGCATTGACGAGAACGCAGTACACGGTTCAGACGCTGTAGAATCAGCTGCTCGCGAAATCGCATACTTCTTCTCTGACGAAGAAATCTGTCCACGTACTCGTTAATTTTAACGACGTAGACAAACATGCATTAGCTTAGGTTAATGCAGTAGAAAAGGGCTCTTTAGCCCTTTTCTTGTCATTTTGAACTAAAACAGCCTGTTTTAGTCACAGTGTCAACTTTGCTTTAAATTTACGGTACTTGGCTTAATGCGCCGGCTGCACAAATGTAAAAGTAAAGCAAAGTTGATATATCAGCTAATATAAA
This region of Pseudoalteromonas spongiae UST010723-006 genomic DNA includes:
- the ndk gene encoding nucleoside-diphosphate kinase; translation: MALERTFSIVKPDAVAKNHIGAIYNRFETAGLKIVAAKMVHLSKEKAEGFYAEHSERPFFGALVEFMTSGPVMVTVLEGENAVLKNREIMGATNPAEALAGTLRADYADSIDENAVHGSDAVESAAREIAYFFSDEEICPRTR